GATGAATTTGGCGGGCAGGGAATAATCGGGGCTGAGTTTTTTGAGTCTTGCGTCTGCAAAGTATATGTGGCTCATCAGTGTCTCCTTTTTGATGAATGCTGCGGCAGGCCGGGCCTGCCGCAGCTAAAACGTGTGTTTATTTGTAGGTGGCCTTCAGGGCTTTGCCCTGGGCGGCGCTCTTGTTGGCCAGATCCAGTATGTGGATGGGTCTTCTGGCGAATTCGCCGGTGATGATCAGGTCATCTTCGCCCATGAGAGCGTCGGACACGTTCTTGTAGTAGGCGGCCCAGTCGGTGGGCATGTTCTTGCCTTCTATGGTGATCTTTTCGCCGTTCAGATTCTTGATGATCTTGTAGCCGTCAAAGTTCATGAGATAGGTGCCTTCGGTGCCCGTGATGCACATGAGGGCCGGCTTGGGACCGCCGTCCAGCTGGGAAATGGTCAGGGTGGAGTAGGTGCCGTTGGCGTATCTGACGACTATGAAGCCTTCATCGTCGTTGGTGTCGTCCTTCCAGGCAGTCTTGTCGTTCCAGTAGCCCTTGTGGATGTAGCCGGACACTTCGTCTATGTCGGCGTTCATGATCTGCAGGGTGTATTCCAGAATATGGACGCCCCAGTCATAGGTGATGCCGCCGGATATGGTCCTGGAGGTGCGCCACCAGTCGCCGGGATTGGCGTAGCTGGCCATATTGGCGTTGACCTTGAAGACGTCGCCGATCACCTTTTCCTTCAGCACCTTCTGGACAGCGGTGAGGATGTGGCCGTCCCAGTGCCTGTTGTGATAGGTGGAGAGCAGCACGTTCTGCTTTTTGGCTTCGTTGATG
This genomic window from Abditibacteriota bacterium contains:
- a CDS encoding Gfo/Idh/MocA family oxidoreductase; this translates as MNFKQRADIRIGVIGYGASFMMGRTHLNQAREAGGMTPTAICDIDPERTKAGAEDFPGIKTYSNATDMLADDACDVVVVITPHNIHYELAMQALKAGKHVITEKPFTLTTEQCTDIINEAKKQNVLLSTYHNRHWDGHILTAVQKVLKEKVIGDVFKVNANMASYANPGDWWRTSRTISGGITYDWGVHILEYTLQIMNADIDEVSGYIHKGYWNDKTAWKDDTNDDEGFIVVRYANGTYSTLTISQLDGGPKPALMCITGTEGTYLMNFDGYKIIKNLNGEKITIEGKNMPTDWAAYYKNVSDALMGEDDLIITGEFARRPIHILDLANKSAAQGKALKATYK